The Rhinatrema bivittatum chromosome 10, aRhiBiv1.1, whole genome shotgun sequence DNA segment AGTGTTAATCATAccaagttaatcaatcagtcagtcacacatatatccaccatgctttgcaaggaagaatactgaagagctgcacttcctgcaggggtatatgttctaggggctgacatcagattgaaatctgatctatctccaactgctaacaggagtacactatacccagtggtcctgagtccgtctacactaaggaaaatgaaattatcaggtaagtaatttctccatttatgaTTGGGTTGAAATGTAAATTATACCCCATTGTTTCCCTGTGCTTTTAATTTAATAATGCTCACCTGATACTTACCTTTTAGCCTAAAGGTTttaccctgtaaaaaaaaaaaatgattggagTAGTCTGTCATTTCATCGTTGCACGAATCGGTTTCCCAATGATCAGACTTTTAGTAAAGTCACCACCACAGAGTCTGAAAGAACAGACCCTTAAACTGCAGGTAGGCTTTGGGCAGCAACCTGTGAAATACGTCCAGGAGCGGTACCCTTAAGGCCAGAGGGAAGGAGCAGGTCTGCAGAGGGCATTCATTGATAACAGAAGTAAGCGGAAGCTCCCCCAACAGGAGTCAGGTCCTGGCCAGTTGGAAAATACGATCGGGAGTGAAAAAGTCCCGGTGTGAAGACTAGAGTCCTGCTAGTAAAAGGCTTTAGAGAGCACATTTGCAAGCTATAAATCCTGAAGAATTCCTGCCATGGATGCTGGGGGTGTGGCAGGGGTGGATAGGAAGTGGACGGTGCTTCTGCAGTCAGAAAAGAAGCCGGctggaaagaaaagagagaaaaaaaaatcagtgtaatTGCAGTATTTGGTTTTTTCCCAAGCGAGCTCTCCCTCTCCTTGCCTAAGTTTCAAACAGGCTGAATAATGCATGAAGAGTTAAATGATTGAGGCTTTCAGAGTGTAATGCAGCGGGGGAGAAAACCGACCCTCTCCCATTCTGCTGCTAGAAATGATGGTGTCAAAGTTGGCGCTGCTCCTCACCGTCCTCTCTCGGAGCCGGaggacccctctctctctccttcccccttcctttgTCTTCCCTGTGTGCTCCTGAGCATCCTTTCCCTAGCAAACAAGGGCAAGGCATTACCTGGAGCAACTGCTGGATGCCGCCGCTTGCCACTGCGCTCTGAAACTTTCCCACCATGACCAATTCTTCCTCGCTGCTGGGGTGCGGGTCCCCGTCGGGCGCACAGATCCTGGCGTCCGTGCTCTACTCCTTCTTCTCCGTCTCCGGCACGGCCGCCAACCTCCTGGTGATCTATCTCGTCTGCTCCTTCAGGAAGCTGAAGACCACCAGCAACGCTTTCATCGTCAACGGCTGCGTCTCCGGTCTCCTGGTCTGCGCCTTCTGGATGCCCCAGGAAACGATCGGGATCTCCGGGTCCCTGCCCAGGCCCCCCGTGTACCGCGCCTTCATGGAGGGGCTCCTCTTCCTCTGGATGACCGTCTCGCTGCTCTCGCACTCCCTCGTCGCCCTCAACCGCTACGTGCTGATCACGAAAGCGCCCGCCGTCTACCGGAGCGTCTACCAGAGGCGCCACGCCGAGTGCATGATCGCCACGTCCTGGCTGCTccccctgctcctgctgctgccctgGCTGCTCGGGCAAGGGCCCGCCACGTGCGCCAACGTGCGGCTCTTTTCGGCGCCGGCgtggcaggaggaggcccagcCCGCGGGCTCCTACACGGCCACCCTGTCGGCGGTGACCATCCTCAGCCAGACCCTGGTCTTGCTCTACTGCTACTCCGGGATCTTCCGCAAGGTGCAGGTCAGCATGAAGAGGGTCAGCGTCTTGAACTTCCAGGTCATCAACCACCTGCCCGGCGCCTTCCCCCGCAAGGAGAGGCGCCTGGGCTTCCACGCGCTCTTCGTGTGCTGCGCCTTCGTCCTCTCCACGGCGCCCTTCATGTGGGTGACCTTCTGCGCCCTCCTCCGGCCCGTGGCGGGCGGGCCGCGGGCCGCCAGCTGGCTCCTCTTCTGCCTGCTCTTCGTGCTCGACCCCCTCATCTATACCTGCAAGAACGAGGAGTTCCGCCGCTCCTTCAGGTGCCTGCTGCGGGGCGAGCTCTGCGGGAAGCCCTCGGCCGTGGGGGTGGACCCGGCCGTCCGCACCGTCTCGCAGCTCGGGCCCTGAGCCGGGAACCGCGGCATGGCCCCGTGTCAGGCGGGGTTGCAGGCGGTCGAATGATAATTTCTTTCTTTCAGATCTGCGGGCACTCGAAGTGGAGCCACAGGGACCTGGCCAGATGATTTAGGTTTTGTGATTTTGGTTGCCATGGAAAACTTCCTTGAACTTTAACAGGGACAAACGTGAGGGACGGAAATAAATGAGATACTGGCAATGGCTTTCTTGAGTAATCTATAAAGCCTGTAGGGGAAGCTGAATATTTTGCTTCACCTGTTTTAGCTCTCCGTTACACTTCAGACAGCTCAGAATGGAGACTACCAGGTTTTAAGTCGCTTTCAATCCTATGAATTTTGTTCAGTATTACGCTTTGCTTTGGTTACTTTTGCTTGTAGAATCATTTGACGGCAAGCTCCTTATTTGTCTTGCCAGGATGCTCTGAATGAAAGATCCAGGTGTTAAACAGCATTTTCCATTTCCCCGAAATGGACGAGTGGGAAGccataaaaagttataaaaagtgACAGGCCTGGAGGAAAAGGGTGGTCCAAAAGGAAGTGATTGGATGATCTGAGGGCAACAGCAAAGACAGTCATCAGGTACAGCAGCCTTACCAAGACACTTCATTGAATTATAGTACAGTAAGGGGGTATTTGTCATACCTTGGCACAGATATTACTACCAATGCATTAAATGTAATCAGCACTATGCAATTTATTGACTCCATGGTCATAGAAACCAACTAAGTTCGGCATTCAGAAGAAAGACTTGTAAAACACAAAGCCACTGTGGAGAATAAAATGTGTGCCCAAAATCCAAAGCACAGGATGATGATCTGGCTTCCCGGCGGAGAAACAGAGATCCCTCACCCTGAAATGTGTCTGAAAGGTGAGAAAACTGGCAGCTGCACACAAAAGAAACCAGACAGGCGTTTTAAGGTTTTTATGTATATGCCAAAGATgcgtttatttttcttttgtgaatTAGAAAGAAGAGGCCATGAGGATTTTAAATGAAGCCAGGTCCTGCACCTTAAGAGGTACAGGGCCCATGGTGGTTGATGGAGATTTCTAGGTTTTGCCCCACTGAATGAAATACACTAGAAAATTTACAGAACCTTCAATGCGAGAGATTTTTCTCATAGAAATTCCTATCAGATCCTCTTAAACTAG contains these protein-coding regions:
- the GPR88 gene encoding probable G-protein coupled receptor 88, which gives rise to MTNSSSLLGCGSPSGAQILASVLYSFFSVSGTAANLLVIYLVCSFRKLKTTSNAFIVNGCVSGLLVCAFWMPQETIGISGSLPRPPVYRAFMEGLLFLWMTVSLLSHSLVALNRYVLITKAPAVYRSVYQRRHAECMIATSWLLPLLLLLPWLLGQGPATCANVRLFSAPAWQEEAQPAGSYTATLSAVTILSQTLVLLYCYSGIFRKVQVSMKRVSVLNFQVINHLPGAFPRKERRLGFHALFVCCAFVLSTAPFMWVTFCALLRPVAGGPRAASWLLFCLLFVLDPLIYTCKNEEFRRSFRCLLRGELCGKPSAVGVDPAVRTVSQLGP